In Horticoccus luteus, the following proteins share a genomic window:
- a CDS encoding PEP-CTERM sorting domain-containing protein yields the protein MNSRFLSLFRRSALLALLPLLAIAARAQTVTISFGAGTLYDGSGTMVPAGALVLLVADTNQDDFAAFTAGSSLAVGSYLNGDDQILGRAFTDSDATVAASFASIPLASNPSPGAFTALTTGDRLALVWFPQLDASTLFLSNGDAYGLFSSLSTTADGDPWTVPGAGGTIMINFLTLSVGGEHPETDGHAPLAAIPEPATFTLGLGGIVLLGAALRRFSRQRSAAR from the coding sequence ATGAACTCGCGCTTTCTCTCCTTGTTTCGTCGCTCCGCGCTTCTCGCGCTCCTTCCGCTGCTGGCCATCGCCGCGCGCGCCCAGACCGTCACAATCTCGTTTGGCGCCGGCACCCTCTACGACGGCAGCGGCACGATGGTCCCCGCCGGCGCGCTCGTCCTGCTGGTCGCCGACACCAACCAAGACGACTTCGCCGCGTTCACTGCCGGCAGTTCGCTTGCCGTTGGCAGCTACCTCAACGGCGATGATCAAATTCTCGGCCGCGCCTTCACTGACTCCGATGCCACCGTTGCGGCCAGTTTCGCTTCCATCCCTCTCGCCAGCAATCCTTCGCCCGGCGCCTTCACTGCTCTCACCACCGGTGATCGCCTCGCCCTCGTCTGGTTTCCCCAGCTCGATGCCTCCACGCTTTTCCTGAGCAACGGCGACGCCTACGGTTTATTTTCCAGCCTTTCGACGACCGCCGACGGTGATCCCTGGACCGTCCCGGGCGCGGGCGGAACCATCATGATCAATTTTCTCACCCTCTCGGTGGGCGGCGAACATCCCGAGACAGACGGCCATGCGCCGCTCGCCGCGATCCCGGAACCGGCGACGTTCACCCTCGGCCTCGGCGGCATCGTGCTCCTCGGCGCCGCGCTGCGTCGATTCTCACGCCAACGTTCCGCTGCCCGCTGA
- a CDS encoding mannonate dehydratase, whose protein sequence is MKLGLGLYKHMLTPENFAFAKQAGATHVIAHLVDYFRGGVHAGPDDQPTGTDWGWGLAGDADQLWTTDELVALRRNVEAEGLKLEAIENFDPAHWGDILIDGPRRAQHIENVKTIVRHMGEAGIPIMGYNFSIAGVAGRTKGNYARGGAPAVGMEGPYDLPMPNGLVWNMIVDPAAPTRGSGTIPAATPEQLWDRFKRFADDIFPVAEQAGVKLALHPDDPPMPSIRGQPRLVYQPSLYQKAIDLNPSAANTLEFCVGSLAEMTEGDIYEVVEHYSRQGRLGYVHLRNVRGKVPTYKETFIDDGEVDVMRVLAILQKNGFEGVIIPDHAPQMSCAAPWHAGMAFAMGYLKAGLQTLGHK, encoded by the coding sequence ATGAAACTCGGGTTAGGTCTCTACAAGCACATGCTCACGCCGGAAAACTTCGCGTTCGCGAAGCAGGCGGGAGCTACGCACGTCATCGCGCATCTCGTGGACTATTTTCGCGGCGGCGTGCATGCCGGGCCGGACGATCAGCCGACGGGCACGGACTGGGGTTGGGGTCTGGCGGGTGATGCGGACCAACTTTGGACGACCGATGAACTCGTGGCGTTGCGACGCAACGTCGAGGCGGAAGGGTTGAAACTCGAGGCGATCGAGAATTTCGATCCGGCGCACTGGGGCGACATTTTGATCGATGGCCCGCGGCGGGCGCAGCACATCGAAAATGTGAAGACGATCGTCCGCCACATGGGCGAGGCGGGCATCCCGATCATGGGTTACAACTTCTCGATCGCGGGCGTGGCGGGGCGGACGAAAGGCAACTACGCGCGCGGCGGCGCCCCGGCGGTGGGGATGGAAGGGCCGTATGATCTGCCGATGCCGAATGGTTTGGTTTGGAACATGATCGTGGATCCCGCGGCGCCGACGCGGGGCTCCGGCACGATTCCCGCGGCGACGCCCGAACAGTTGTGGGATCGTTTCAAGCGTTTCGCGGATGACATTTTTCCTGTGGCGGAGCAGGCGGGGGTGAAACTGGCGCTCCATCCGGACGATCCGCCGATGCCGTCCATACGCGGCCAGCCGCGGCTGGTCTATCAGCCTTCGCTCTACCAGAAGGCGATCGATCTCAATCCGAGTGCGGCGAACACGTTGGAGTTCTGCGTGGGTTCGCTCGCCGAGATGACGGAGGGAGACATCTACGAAGTGGTCGAGCATTACAGCCGGCAGGGGCGGCTCGGATATGTGCATCTGCGCAATGTGCGCGGCAAGGTGCCGACCTACAAAGAGACGTTCATCGACGACGGCGAAGTGGATGTGATGCGCGTGCTGGCGATTTTGCAGAAGAATGGTTTCGAGGGCGTGATCATCCCGGACCACGCGCCGCAGATGAGCTGCGCGGCGCCGTGGCACGCAGGAATGGCGTTTGCGATGGGCTATCTCAAGGCGGGGCTGCAGACTCTGGGACACAAATGA
- a CDS encoding LacI family DNA-binding transcriptional regulator — translation MNPRRTTLNDVAQAAGVHVTTVSLALRNHPRLPPATRERLQALARKMGYTPDPLLRALVAYRGRTMERRSPSTLAYVTNWDSAWGWKKVTAHPDFYQGARTKAEELGYKLEHFWMREPGLTHGRLSGILAARGINGVIIASHQREADDSIHFEWDRFSAVKIDYFPHKPDLHNVTNDQCSIVRLALRRVIAGGYRRIGFVMHRGWNYSVDHLWSAGFLCEQANLPVRDRVPMLLFPEAEPIEAWMEESKTDVVVPLARFKDWYERYRPEVIVAKASFVLPRLEEMKLRVPRDVAVVDVFLNDFGGGMAGVRQNYETVGGLAVEILAGQLHHNKFGVPTIATTTFVEGTWFDGASCPFPAAPAQEVAVVSAGVARKSSARRGGPTKKIKS, via the coding sequence ATGAATCCTCGTCGAACCACCTTGAACGATGTTGCCCAGGCCGCGGGTGTGCACGTGACGACGGTGTCGCTCGCGTTGCGCAATCATCCGCGCCTGCCACCGGCGACGCGGGAACGCCTGCAGGCGCTCGCGCGCAAGATGGGTTACACGCCGGATCCGCTGTTGCGCGCCTTGGTGGCCTATCGCGGCCGAACCATGGAACGGCGGTCGCCCTCGACGCTGGCCTACGTAACAAACTGGGATTCGGCGTGGGGCTGGAAAAAGGTGACGGCGCATCCGGATTTTTATCAAGGAGCCCGGACGAAAGCGGAGGAGCTCGGCTACAAACTGGAGCATTTCTGGATGCGCGAGCCGGGACTGACGCACGGGCGGTTGAGCGGGATTCTGGCGGCGCGCGGGATCAACGGAGTGATCATTGCGTCGCACCAGCGCGAAGCGGACGACTCGATTCATTTCGAGTGGGACCGCTTCAGTGCGGTGAAAATCGATTATTTTCCGCACAAGCCGGATCTGCACAACGTGACGAACGATCAGTGCAGCATCGTGCGGCTTGCGTTGCGGCGGGTGATCGCGGGCGGTTACCGGCGGATCGGATTCGTGATGCACCGCGGGTGGAACTACAGCGTCGATCACCTGTGGTCGGCGGGATTCCTGTGCGAGCAGGCGAATCTACCGGTGCGTGATCGCGTGCCGATGTTGCTTTTTCCGGAGGCGGAGCCGATCGAGGCGTGGATGGAAGAATCGAAGACCGACGTGGTCGTGCCGCTCGCACGATTCAAGGACTGGTATGAGCGCTACCGACCGGAGGTGATTGTGGCGAAGGCGTCGTTCGTTCTGCCGCGGTTGGAAGAGATGAAGCTGCGGGTGCCGCGCGACGTGGCCGTCGTGGATGTGTTTTTGAACGACTTTGGCGGCGGCATGGCGGGTGTGCGCCAAAACTATGAAACGGTCGGCGGGCTGGCGGTGGAGATTCTGGCGGGACAGTTGCACCACAATAAATTTGGCGTGCCGACGATCGCGACGACGACGTTTGTGGAGGGCACCTGGTTCGACGGCGCTTCGTGTCCGTTTCCCGCGGCGCCGGCGCAGGAGGTGGCGGTGGTGAGCGCTGGCGTCGCGCGGAAGAGTTCAGCCAGGCGCGGCGGGCCGACGAAGAAAATCAAGTCGTGA
- a CDS encoding MFS transporter, translated as MSLPVQKLSFLEKAGYSAGDAAANFVFMTMVLFQLNFYTDVFGLSASAAAAILLWPRLWDAIFDPIVGVLADRTNTRWGKFRPWVLWTSAPWAVCMVLAYTTPLGWSTGMMIAYAGITNTVLMTLYSMNNMPYSALGGVMTADLEERTKLNSYRFVSVNIAQFIVGGLTLPLVAKFAAGHDRQHGWQVTMTIWAVLCFVLFLVTFFSTRERVKPVAAVKSSPKQDFADLLKNRPWLALVGYTVFHFAMLAYRGGAHYNYYHHYADKAAMFDFVAKLGLTTSATTHPSGLLEFLGYVVHSTRETASDSNVADVFNSIVNMVGTATTILGIILCAGLSGKFGKKNVALVGFSLSAVNAFLMYLLPPTAATGMVLLAVTGAAVYSPTIAIMWAMYADAADYSEWQTGRRFTGMVFATIGFSLKAGLALGSATFLWLMAGLWNYDTRNPSARDAIAGFRVSSSLFVGLLFLGCVLCVAACGLNRPVTLQMAAELADRRQRAARA; from the coding sequence ATGAGCCTCCCGGTTCAAAAATTGTCATTCCTCGAAAAAGCCGGTTACAGCGCCGGCGATGCCGCCGCGAACTTCGTCTTCATGACGATGGTGCTGTTTCAGCTCAATTTTTATACCGACGTCTTCGGTCTCTCCGCCAGCGCCGCCGCCGCCATTCTCCTCTGGCCGCGCCTCTGGGATGCCATCTTCGATCCCATCGTCGGCGTTCTCGCCGACCGCACCAACACCCGTTGGGGCAAGTTTCGTCCGTGGGTCCTCTGGACCTCCGCGCCGTGGGCCGTCTGCATGGTCCTCGCCTACACCACGCCGCTCGGCTGGAGCACCGGCATGATGATCGCCTACGCCGGCATCACGAACACCGTCCTCATGACGCTGTACTCCATGAACAACATGCCCTACTCCGCCCTTGGTGGCGTGATGACGGCCGACCTGGAGGAACGCACCAAACTCAACTCCTACCGCTTCGTCTCGGTTAACATCGCGCAGTTCATCGTCGGCGGTTTGACGCTTCCGCTCGTCGCCAAATTCGCCGCCGGCCACGACCGGCAGCACGGCTGGCAGGTCACGATGACCATCTGGGCCGTGCTCTGCTTCGTCCTTTTCCTCGTCACGTTTTTCTCCACGCGCGAACGCGTGAAACCCGTCGCCGCCGTAAAGAGCTCCCCGAAGCAAGACTTCGCCGACCTGCTAAAAAACCGCCCGTGGCTCGCGCTCGTGGGCTACACGGTCTTTCACTTTGCGATGCTCGCCTACCGCGGCGGCGCGCACTACAACTACTACCACCACTACGCGGACAAAGCGGCGATGTTCGACTTCGTCGCAAAGCTGGGCCTCACCACTTCGGCGACCACGCACCCTTCAGGCCTGCTCGAATTTCTCGGCTACGTGGTGCACAGCACGCGCGAGACCGCGAGCGATTCGAACGTCGCCGATGTGTTCAACAGCATCGTCAACATGGTCGGCACCGCCACGACCATTCTCGGCATCATCCTCTGCGCCGGCCTCTCGGGTAAATTCGGCAAGAAGAACGTCGCGCTCGTCGGCTTCTCCCTCTCCGCCGTCAACGCGTTCCTCATGTATTTGCTGCCGCCCACCGCGGCGACGGGCATGGTCTTGCTCGCCGTCACCGGCGCGGCCGTTTACTCGCCCACGATCGCCATCATGTGGGCGATGTATGCCGATGCCGCCGACTATTCCGAATGGCAGACCGGACGGCGCTTCACCGGCATGGTTTTTGCCACGATCGGCTTCTCCCTCAAAGCCGGCCTCGCCCTCGGCTCCGCCACCTTCCTCTGGCTCATGGCCGGCCTGTGGAATTACGACACGAGAAATCCCTCCGCGCGCGACGCCATCGCCGGGTTTCGCGTTTCGAGCAGTCTCTTCGTCGGCCTCCTTTTTCTCGGCTGCGTGCTCTGTGTCGCCGCCTGCGGGCTCAACCGCCCCGTCACCTTGCAAATGGCCGCCGAACTCGCCGACCGCCGCCAACGCGCCGCCCGCGCCTGA
- a CDS encoding SDR family NAD(P)-dependent oxidoreductase, with the protein MKFDEAFSLRGEIALITGGGTGIGLAMARAMHGAGAKVVLVGRREAELQAAVASLGGGAHAFTHDVTDFAGAAGLVERVTRDVGPVTCLVNNAGIHLKKPAVDTTPEEFQAVLNTHVVGAHALTRAVAPGMMARGHGSILFTGSMASIFGIPLVIAYTAAKSAMVGLVKGYSTELAGHGVRVNCIAPGWIATEMSRRALDGDPARKAKIFGRTPMGDMGEPEDIGWAAVYLASPAAKFVTGVTLPVDGGVSVGF; encoded by the coding sequence ATGAAATTCGACGAAGCGTTTTCCTTGCGCGGCGAGATCGCGCTGATCACGGGCGGCGGCACGGGCATCGGGCTGGCGATGGCGCGGGCGATGCACGGCGCCGGAGCAAAGGTGGTGCTGGTGGGCCGGCGGGAGGCGGAGTTGCAGGCGGCGGTGGCCTCGCTCGGCGGCGGGGCGCACGCGTTCACGCATGATGTGACGGATTTTGCCGGCGCGGCCGGATTGGTGGAGCGGGTGACGCGCGACGTCGGGCCGGTGACTTGCCTCGTCAACAACGCGGGCATCCATTTGAAGAAGCCCGCGGTCGACACGACGCCGGAGGAGTTTCAGGCGGTGCTGAACACGCATGTCGTCGGGGCGCATGCGCTCACGCGGGCGGTCGCGCCTGGCATGATGGCGCGCGGGCACGGCTCGATTTTGTTCACCGGCTCGATGGCGTCGATTTTTGGCATTCCGCTGGTGATCGCCTACACGGCGGCGAAGTCGGCGATGGTGGGCTTGGTCAAAGGTTACTCGACGGAACTGGCAGGGCACGGAGTGCGGGTGAACTGCATCGCGCCCGGCTGGATTGCGACGGAGATGTCGCGTCGGGCGCTTGACGGCGATCCGGCGCGCAAAGCCAAGATTTTTGGCCGCACGCCGATGGGCGACATGGGTGAGCCCGAGGATATCGGCTGGGCGGCGGTCTATCTGGCTTCGCCGGCGGCGAAGTTCGTCACGGGCGTGACGCTGCCGGTGGATGGCGGCGTGAGCGTGGGATTTTGA
- a CDS encoding TIGR02597 family protein, which produces MKTLFLALTLLLPPAALATPSDPVGALQLTLRGGSDTMVSLPLHRPALVETTTASRSGAQLTLAADLPSLPAEGAFALVMTGPLEGAVLPITASSARTLTVEPGAFDLSILATDAVDGAGAGSVVAVIPYWTLDTVFPLGAGITVSPSRLVARSQVLLFDSTRTGTNQAASDVYFYFSGNGTYVAGWYRFGDMTKLCGTTRLPPGRSFIVRQPAGSDGSLLVTGAVQMAAYRVPLATLAAGVDQDNAVALPVPVTLTLDASALHESGAFAASPSRLVATDQLLVFDNTTPGINKSATAVYFYFAGNGTYAAGWYRFGDMAHPAGSITLKPGEGYVIRRHATAQPDVRLWTALPSYLQ; this is translated from the coding sequence ATGAAAACGCTTTTTCTCGCTCTCACCCTCCTGCTCCCGCCCGCCGCGCTCGCCACCCCGAGCGACCCGGTCGGCGCGCTCCAACTCACGCTCCGCGGCGGCAGCGATACGATGGTCTCGCTCCCGCTCCACCGTCCGGCCCTCGTCGAAACAACGACCGCGAGCCGCTCCGGCGCGCAACTCACCCTCGCCGCCGACCTTCCTTCCCTCCCCGCCGAAGGCGCCTTCGCCCTCGTCATGACTGGCCCGCTCGAGGGCGCCGTGCTGCCCATCACCGCCTCGTCCGCCCGCACGCTCACGGTCGAGCCCGGCGCGTTTGACCTCAGCATCCTCGCTACCGATGCCGTTGACGGTGCAGGTGCCGGCTCCGTCGTCGCGGTCATCCCTTACTGGACACTCGACACCGTATTCCCGCTCGGCGCCGGCATCACAGTTTCGCCCAGCCGCCTCGTCGCGCGTTCGCAAGTGCTCCTTTTTGACTCCACCCGCACCGGCACCAACCAAGCGGCCTCGGACGTCTATTTTTATTTCAGCGGCAACGGCACCTACGTCGCCGGTTGGTATCGTTTCGGCGATATGACGAAGCTGTGCGGAACGACGCGCCTGCCCCCCGGACGCTCGTTTATCGTCCGCCAACCCGCCGGCTCAGATGGCAGTCTGCTCGTCACCGGCGCCGTCCAAATGGCTGCCTATCGCGTGCCCTTGGCCACCCTCGCCGCCGGCGTCGATCAGGATAACGCCGTTGCGCTTCCGGTGCCCGTCACCCTCACCCTCGATGCCTCGGCGTTGCACGAATCCGGCGCCTTCGCCGCTTCACCGAGCCGCCTCGTCGCCACGGATCAGTTGCTCGTTTTCGACAACACCACCCCGGGCATCAACAAGTCCGCCACCGCCGTCTACTTTTACTTCGCCGGCAACGGCACCTACGCAGCGGGCTGGTATCGCTTTGGCGACATGGCCCATCCCGCGGGCAGCATCACGTTGAAACCCGGCGAAGGATACGTCATCCGTCGACACGCCACCGCTCAACCGGATGTCCGTCTCTGGACCGCTCTTCCCTCCTATCTTCAATGA